In Populus alba chromosome 1, ASM523922v2, whole genome shotgun sequence, a single window of DNA contains:
- the LOC118058152 gene encoding protein SIEVE ELEMENT OCCLUSION B-like isoform X2 has translation MASGLPLRHPAQGFNASQQLIKSDRGSMLTMSDDNVMMKQIVGTHAPDGREVDVKPLLLLVEDILKRATLQIDSSLTAHAEMEDKTYHVNFVSMLDALSYTIDRISSEIAYKALGGTDAHATTVSLFNMLTSYSWDAKLVLTLAAFALNYGEFWLLAQISSSNQLAKSMAILRQLPSIMEQSGPLKPRFDAINNLIKVTMDLARCVVEFKDLPPAYISNEVPALSTAMAHIPTAVYWTMRSVVACAAQITSLTTMGHEFSISTTDAWELSTLAHKLSNILDHLRKQLDTCYQYIDEKRNVESFQMLKNLFEMIHIDNMKVLKALIYAKDDIQPLIDGSSKKRVHLDVLRRKNVLLLISGLDMSSDELSILEQIYNESRHHGSRLDSQYEVVWVPIVDRSVQWSDPMKEKFESMQSSMPWFTVYHPSLIEKAVMRFIKEVWHFRNKPILVVLDPQGKVVCPNALHMMWIWGSSAFPFTSLREESLWKDETWRLELLVDGIDPVILNWIKEGKYIFLYGGDDVEWVRKFTNTARAVAQAARIPLEMVYVGKSSKREKIQRVIATITVEKLSYVWQDLTMIWFFWTRLESMLYSKIQLGKLDDHDPMMQEIKKLLSYGREGGWAVLSNGSNVVVNGHRTTVLQTLLEYDLWKEQVPVKGFDLAFRDHQGRIHDISRPCCRFDFPMTTGRIPETMKCPECNQTMEKFSTFLCCHDEVIPDELFK, from the exons ATGGCATCAGGCCTTCCCCTCAGGCACCCTGCCCAAGGTTTTAATGCGAGCCAGCAACTGATCAAGAGTGACCGCGGCAGCATGCTAACAATGTCTGATGACAATGTGATGATGAAACAAATTGTAGGAACTCATGCTCCTGATGGCCGAGAGGTTGATGTCAAACCTCTTCTCCTTCTTGTTGAAGACATCCTCAAACGTGCCACCCTGCAAATCGACTCCTCTCTGACG GCCCATGCTGAAATGGAGGACAAGACATACCATGTCAATTTTGTTTCAATGCTCGATGCACTGTCGTATACTATAGATAGAATTTCCAGCGAG ATTGCCTACAAGGCACTGGGTGGGACAGATGCCCACGCAACAACCGTCTCACTTTTCAACATGCTGACAAGCTATTCCTGGGATGCCAAGCTTGTGCTCACCTTGGCAGCTTTTGCTTTGAATTATGGAGAATTCTGGCTGCTTGCCCAGATTTCCTCATCAAACCAACTTGCCAAATCCATGGCAATCCTCAGGCAACTGCCTAGCATCATGGAACAATCAGGGCCCTTGAAGCCTCGCTTCGATGCCATTAACAATCTGATCAAGGTCACGATGGACTTGGCTAGGTGCGTGGTTGAGTTCAAGGATCTACCGCCTGCTTACATTTCTAATGAAGTACCAGCATTGTCCACAGCCATGGCCCATATCCCTACTGCAGTCTACTGGACCATGAGGAGTGTTGTGGCTTGTGCGGCTCAGATTACTAGCCTCACTACCATGGGACATGA GTTTTCTATATCAACCACTGACGCATGGGAGCTATCCACCTTGGCTCACAAACTCAGCAACATACTTGACCATCTCAGGAAGCAATTGGATACTTGCTACCAATACATAG ATGAAAAGAGGAACGTCGAATCCTTTCAAATGCTAAAGAATCTCTTTGAAATGATCCACATTGACAACATGAAGGTCCTAAAGGCCCTGATTTATGCCAAGGATGATATCCAGCCACTTATAGATGGTTCTTCCAAGAAAAGA GTCCATCTTGATGTGCTAAGAAGGAAAAATGTACTGTTGCTCATTTCTGGCCTCGACATGTCAAGCGATGAGCTTTCAATTCTTGAACAGATATACAATGAATCCAGGCATCACGGATCTAGGTTGGACAGTCAGTATGAGGTGGTCTGGGTCCCAATTGTGGACCGTTCAGTCCAGTGGAGTGATCCAATGAAGGAGAAATTTGAAAGCATGCAGTCTTCAATGCCATGGTTCACAGTGTACCACCCTTCACTGATTGAGAAGGCAGTCATGAGGTTCATCAAGGAGGTGTGGCACTTCCGGAACAAGCCTATTCTTGTGGTGCTTGACCCTCAAGGCAAGGTGGTTTGCCCAAATGCACTCCACATGATGTGGATTTGGGGAAGCAGTGCCTTCCCTTTCACTAGCTTGAGAGAGGAATCTCTCTGGAAGGATGAGACATGGAGGCTTGAGCTTCTAGTGGATGGCATTGACCCAGTGATTCTTAATTGG ATCAAGGAAGGAAAGTACATTTTCCTGTACGGAGGAGACGACGTTGAATGGGTGAGGAAGTTCACAAACACCGCACGTGCTGTGGCGCAGGCAGCCCGCATTCCCCTGGAGATGGTTTATGTGGGGAAGAGCAGCAAAAGGGAGAAAATCCAGCGAGTCATAGCGACAATCACCGTGGAGAAGCTCAGTTACGTCTGGCAAGACCTTACAATGATATGGTTCTTTTGGACCAGGCTAGAGAGTATGCTGTACTCCAAGATTCAGTTAGGCAAGCTTGATGACCATGATCCTATGATGCAAGAAATCAAGAAGTTGCTTAGCTACGGCAGAGAAGGTGGATGGGCTGTGCTAAGCAATGGGTCTAATGTTGTGGTCAACGGTCACAGAACCACAGTTTTGCAAACATTGCTTGAGTATGACTTGTGGAAGGAACAAGTGCCTGTCAAGGGCTTTGATTTGGCCTTCCGTGATCACCAAGGCAGGATCCATGACATTTCTCGTCCTTGCTGCCGCTTCGATTTCCCAATGACTACGGGTAGGATCCCTGAGACCATGAAATGCCCAGAGTGCAACCAAACCATGGAGAAATTCTCCACTTTCCTTTGCTGCCATGACGAGGTCATTCCAGACGAGCTCTTCAAGTAA
- the LOC118058145 gene encoding protein SIEVE ELEMENT OCCLUSION B-like, whose amino-acid sequence MASGQQLIKSDRGSMLTMSDDNVMMKQIVGTHAPDGREVDVKTLLLLVEDILKHATQQIDSSLTTSQAHAEMEDKTYHVNFVSMLDALSYTIDRISSEIAYKALDGTDAHATTVSLFNMLTSYSWDAKLVLTLTAFALNYGEFWLLAQIYSSNELAKSMAILRQLPSIIEQSGPLKPRFDAINNLIKVMMDVARCVVEFKDLPPAYISNEVPALSTAMAHIPTAVYWTMRGVVACEAQITSLTTMGHEFSISTTVAWELSTLAHKLSNMLDHLRKQLDTCYQYIDEKRNVESFQMLKNLFEMIHIDNMKVLKALIYAKDDIQPLIDGSSKKRVHLDVLRRKNVLLLISGLDMSTDELSILEQIYNESRHHGARLDSQYEVVWIPIVDRSVQWSDPMKGKFESMQSSMPWFTVYHPSLIEKAVMRFIKEVWHFRNKPILVVLDPQGKVVSPNALHMMWIWGSSAFPFTSLREESLWKDETWRLELLVDGIDPVILNWINEGKYIFLYGGDDEEWMRKFTSSARAVAQAAGIPLEMVYVGKSSKREKVRRVIAKITVEKLSYVWQDLTMMWFFWTRLESMLYSKIQLGKLDDHDPMMQEIKKLLSYGREGGWAVLSNGSNVVVNGYSTTVLQTLVEYDLWKDQVPVKGFDMAFQDHHFQLRGIARPCSRFDFPMTTGRIPETMKCPECNRTMEKFSTFLCCHDEVIPDELSK is encoded by the exons ATGGCATCAGGCCAGCAACTGATCAAGAGTGACCGCGGCAGCATGCTAACAATGTCTGATGACAATGTGATGATGAAACAAATTGTAGGAACTCATGCTCCTGATGGCCGAGAGGTTGATGTCAAAACTCTTCTCCTCCTTGTTGAAGACATCCTCAAACATGCCACCCAGCAAATCGATTCCTCTCTGACG ACTTCCCAGGCCCATGCTGAAATGGAGGACAAGACATACCATGTCAATTTTGTTTCAATGCTCGATGCACTGTCGTATACTATAGACAGAATTTCCAGCGAG ATTGCTTACAAGGCACTGGATGGGACAGATGCCCACGCAACAACCGTCTCACTTTTCAACATGTTAACAAGCTATTCCTGGGATGCCAAGCTCGTGCTCACCTTGACAGCTTTTGCTTTGAATTATGGAGAATTCTGGCTGCTTGCCCAGATTTACTCATCAAACGAACTTGCCAAATCCATGGCAATCCTCAGGCAACTGCCTAGCATCATTGAACAATCAGGGCCCTTGAAGCCTCGCTTCGATGCCATTAACAATCTGATCAAGGTCATGATGGACGTGGCTAGGTGCGTGGTTGAGTTCAAGGATCTACCGCCAGCTTACATTTCTAATGAAGTACCAGCATTGTCCACAGCCATGGCCCATATCCCTACTGCTGTCTACTGGACCATGAGGGGTGTGGTGGCTTGTGAGGCTCAGATTACTAGCCTCACTACCATGGGACACGA GTTTTCTATATCAACCACTGTGGCATGGGAGCTATCCACCTTGGCTCACAAACTCAGCAACATGCTTGACCATCTCAGAAAGCAATTGGATACTTGCTACCAATACATAG ATGAAAAGAGGAACGTCGAATCCTTTCAAATGCTAAAGAATCTCTTTGAAATGATCCACATTGACAACATGAAGGTCCTAAAGGCCCTGATTTATGCCAAGGATGATATCCAGCCACTTATAGATGGTTCTTCCAAGAAAAGA GTCCATCTAGATGTGCTAAGAAGGAAAAATGTGCTTTTGCTCATTTCTGGCCTCGACATGTCAACCGATGAGCTTTCAATTCTCGAACAGATATACAATGAATCCAGGCATCACGGAGCTAGGCTCGATAGTCAGTATGAGGTGGTCTGGATCCCAATTGTGGACCGTTCAGTCCAGTGGAGTGATCCAATGAAGGGGAAATTTGAAAGCATGCAGTCTTCAATGCCATGGTTCACAGTGTACCACCCTTCACTGATTGAGAAGGCAGTCATGAGGTTCATCAAGGAGGTGTGGCACTTTCGGAACAAGCCTATTCTTGTGGTGCTTGACCCTCAAGGCAAGGTGGTTTCCCCAAATGCACTCCACATGATGTGGATTTGGGGAAGCAGTGCCTTCCCTTTCACTAGCTTGAGAGAGGAATCTCTCTGGAAGGATGAGACATGGAGGCTTGAGCTTCTAGTTGATGGCATTGACCCAGTGATTCTTAATTGG ATCAACGAAGGAAAGTACATTTTCTTGTACGGAGGAGACGACGAGGAATGGATGAGGAAGTTCACAAGCAGCGCACGTGCTGTGGCGCAGGCAGCCGGCATTCCCCTGGAGATGGTTTATGTGGGGAAGAGCAGCAAAAGGGAGAAAGTCCGGCGAGTCATAGCGAAAATCACCGTGGAGAAGCTCAGTTACGTCTGGCAAGACCTTACCATGATGTGGTTCTTTTGGACCAGGCTAGAGAGCATGCTGTACTCCAAGATTCAGTTAGGCAAGCTTGATGACCATGATCCTATGATGCAAGAAATCAAGAAGTTGCTTAGCTACGGCAGAGAAGGTGGATGGGCTGTGCTAAGCAATGGGTCTAATGTTGTGGTCAACGGTTACAGTACCACAGTTTTGCAAACATTGGTTGAGTATGATTTGTGGAAGGACCAAGTGCCTGTCAAGGGCTTTGATATGGCCTTCCAAGATCACCACTTCCAGCTCCGCGGCATTGCTCGTCCCTGCAGCCGCTTCGATTTCCCAATGACTACGGGGAGGATCCCTGAGACAATGAAATGCCCAGAGTGCAACCGCACCATGGAGAAATTCTCCACTTTCCTTTGCTGCCATGATGAGGTCATACCAGACGAGCTCTCCAAGTAA
- the LOC118058152 gene encoding protein SIEVE ELEMENT OCCLUSION B-like isoform X1 yields MASGLPLRHPAQGFNASQQLIKSDRGSMLTMSDDNVMMKQIVGTHAPDGREVDVKPLLLLVEDILKRATLQIDSSLTTSQAHAEMEDKTYHVNFVSMLDALSYTIDRISSEIAYKALGGTDAHATTVSLFNMLTSYSWDAKLVLTLAAFALNYGEFWLLAQISSSNQLAKSMAILRQLPSIMEQSGPLKPRFDAINNLIKVTMDLARCVVEFKDLPPAYISNEVPALSTAMAHIPTAVYWTMRSVVACAAQITSLTTMGHEFSISTTDAWELSTLAHKLSNILDHLRKQLDTCYQYIDEKRNVESFQMLKNLFEMIHIDNMKVLKALIYAKDDIQPLIDGSSKKRVHLDVLRRKNVLLLISGLDMSSDELSILEQIYNESRHHGSRLDSQYEVVWVPIVDRSVQWSDPMKEKFESMQSSMPWFTVYHPSLIEKAVMRFIKEVWHFRNKPILVVLDPQGKVVCPNALHMMWIWGSSAFPFTSLREESLWKDETWRLELLVDGIDPVILNWIKEGKYIFLYGGDDVEWVRKFTNTARAVAQAARIPLEMVYVGKSSKREKIQRVIATITVEKLSYVWQDLTMIWFFWTRLESMLYSKIQLGKLDDHDPMMQEIKKLLSYGREGGWAVLSNGSNVVVNGHRTTVLQTLLEYDLWKEQVPVKGFDLAFRDHQGRIHDISRPCCRFDFPMTTGRIPETMKCPECNQTMEKFSTFLCCHDEVIPDELFK; encoded by the exons ATGGCATCAGGCCTTCCCCTCAGGCACCCTGCCCAAGGTTTTAATGCGAGCCAGCAACTGATCAAGAGTGACCGCGGCAGCATGCTAACAATGTCTGATGACAATGTGATGATGAAACAAATTGTAGGAACTCATGCTCCTGATGGCCGAGAGGTTGATGTCAAACCTCTTCTCCTTCTTGTTGAAGACATCCTCAAACGTGCCACCCTGCAAATCGACTCCTCTCTGACG ACTTCCCAGGCCCATGCTGAAATGGAGGACAAGACATACCATGTCAATTTTGTTTCAATGCTCGATGCACTGTCGTATACTATAGATAGAATTTCCAGCGAG ATTGCCTACAAGGCACTGGGTGGGACAGATGCCCACGCAACAACCGTCTCACTTTTCAACATGCTGACAAGCTATTCCTGGGATGCCAAGCTTGTGCTCACCTTGGCAGCTTTTGCTTTGAATTATGGAGAATTCTGGCTGCTTGCCCAGATTTCCTCATCAAACCAACTTGCCAAATCCATGGCAATCCTCAGGCAACTGCCTAGCATCATGGAACAATCAGGGCCCTTGAAGCCTCGCTTCGATGCCATTAACAATCTGATCAAGGTCACGATGGACTTGGCTAGGTGCGTGGTTGAGTTCAAGGATCTACCGCCTGCTTACATTTCTAATGAAGTACCAGCATTGTCCACAGCCATGGCCCATATCCCTACTGCAGTCTACTGGACCATGAGGAGTGTTGTGGCTTGTGCGGCTCAGATTACTAGCCTCACTACCATGGGACATGA GTTTTCTATATCAACCACTGACGCATGGGAGCTATCCACCTTGGCTCACAAACTCAGCAACATACTTGACCATCTCAGGAAGCAATTGGATACTTGCTACCAATACATAG ATGAAAAGAGGAACGTCGAATCCTTTCAAATGCTAAAGAATCTCTTTGAAATGATCCACATTGACAACATGAAGGTCCTAAAGGCCCTGATTTATGCCAAGGATGATATCCAGCCACTTATAGATGGTTCTTCCAAGAAAAGA GTCCATCTTGATGTGCTAAGAAGGAAAAATGTACTGTTGCTCATTTCTGGCCTCGACATGTCAAGCGATGAGCTTTCAATTCTTGAACAGATATACAATGAATCCAGGCATCACGGATCTAGGTTGGACAGTCAGTATGAGGTGGTCTGGGTCCCAATTGTGGACCGTTCAGTCCAGTGGAGTGATCCAATGAAGGAGAAATTTGAAAGCATGCAGTCTTCAATGCCATGGTTCACAGTGTACCACCCTTCACTGATTGAGAAGGCAGTCATGAGGTTCATCAAGGAGGTGTGGCACTTCCGGAACAAGCCTATTCTTGTGGTGCTTGACCCTCAAGGCAAGGTGGTTTGCCCAAATGCACTCCACATGATGTGGATTTGGGGAAGCAGTGCCTTCCCTTTCACTAGCTTGAGAGAGGAATCTCTCTGGAAGGATGAGACATGGAGGCTTGAGCTTCTAGTGGATGGCATTGACCCAGTGATTCTTAATTGG ATCAAGGAAGGAAAGTACATTTTCCTGTACGGAGGAGACGACGTTGAATGGGTGAGGAAGTTCACAAACACCGCACGTGCTGTGGCGCAGGCAGCCCGCATTCCCCTGGAGATGGTTTATGTGGGGAAGAGCAGCAAAAGGGAGAAAATCCAGCGAGTCATAGCGACAATCACCGTGGAGAAGCTCAGTTACGTCTGGCAAGACCTTACAATGATATGGTTCTTTTGGACCAGGCTAGAGAGTATGCTGTACTCCAAGATTCAGTTAGGCAAGCTTGATGACCATGATCCTATGATGCAAGAAATCAAGAAGTTGCTTAGCTACGGCAGAGAAGGTGGATGGGCTGTGCTAAGCAATGGGTCTAATGTTGTGGTCAACGGTCACAGAACCACAGTTTTGCAAACATTGCTTGAGTATGACTTGTGGAAGGAACAAGTGCCTGTCAAGGGCTTTGATTTGGCCTTCCGTGATCACCAAGGCAGGATCCATGACATTTCTCGTCCTTGCTGCCGCTTCGATTTCCCAATGACTACGGGTAGGATCCCTGAGACCATGAAATGCCCAGAGTGCAACCAAACCATGGAGAAATTCTCCACTTTCCTTTGCTGCCATGACGAGGTCATTCCAGACGAGCTCTTCAAGTAA